CTCTTACTATTCCTTTAACGACCCCGCTAAATGAACTCCTTGAGTATTTTTGCCACCTCCTTCGCCAGCTGGTCCTCCTCCACGCCTCTGAGACCTTCGAGTTTTTCGGCTAGCTCTTTATTCCCTAGTACAGTTCTCACCCATGCCACTAGGTACCCGTTTCTCACAACGTAGGACAGTTCCTCTGGCCTGACTATCCCGTATACCACGGCGGCTGCCAGCTGCTCTAAGCTGGATACGCGGAGTGGTACTAGGCCGCCTTTATTGATGAAGTAGAACGGTTCAATGGTCTCAGTTGCAGCGGCCCCAATGGCTTGGGCTGCTTCGGCCTCTGTTTTCTCGTGTAC
The window above is part of the Pyrodictium abyssi genome. Proteins encoded here:
- a CDS encoding DeoR family transcriptional regulator — encoded protein: MLLEDLTATKRRMLEILADKKECEVSELAKLLGIKTATVRKYASELEKLGLATRIGNTVKITEQGLALFSKPKESQEEEAREVHEKTEAEAAQAIGAAATETIEPFYFINKGGLVPLRVSSLEQLAAAVVYGIVRPEELSYVVRNGYLVAWVRTVLGNKELAEKLEGLRGVEEDQLAKEVAKILKEFI